AAACTTGCCTTGCTAAAAAGATAGCTTTGTGCCTATGCATTTTCAATGGGAACTCATTTCCCACTCTCCCTCAAGGGCTTCCGTATTTGCTTACCTTTTTTTTAAGGGCTTTAAAATGAATCCCTTGGGGAGAGAGTGGACAATGCTCACTGTTTTTTGTTCAATTGGTATCAACATTAGACTGAAAAAGGATATGAATTAAAGTACATTTAAGTGTATTTTATCTAATCAAGCTCTAAGTTTTTAGGTTTTTCATGGAAGAAAACAATATGGAAGAGCATGTTTTTTATTTGCCTTTGCTTTCACTTTTTCAGGGTAAGCTCAAACATTTCTTACAGGTTATGATGCAAGGCAATGCATGACAGTCTCTGGGTATAAGAGCTTCTTGATTGAAGAAAATGGTAGCAGAGAAAGGACAAAAGAGCAACAAACGTATTGCATGTGAGGAATGACCCACAAATTCAGAGACAGGCTTTCAAACAttaatgttgaaattttgaaccGTTTTCGAGTATGTTTTTGCTGTACGTTTCTGTCTTTAACCTTAATTGGATAAAGTGGAAGGGGTGGGAAGACATTAACACACATATATGAATTGTTTCAAATCAGTTGTCCCATCCTCACCAGTTAAACATAAATTACAAAGGATAAGAGGGAATCTGTCTTCATTTGTGTCAGCCAATGTGGGGGACATGATCGTTTCTTTATGGACATTGGCATTAGTTCTTTGTTGTGTTTGGATTCACAAATAAAAATTGGGTTCCCTTAGCTAACCCTCTCACCAGTCTCTAAAACCCAGCTGCAGGTCTTTGATTTCAaagcataaaatgtttataaagcAATTGTAATATCAAAGAGCTACTAATAAAAAAGTAGCAATTAGAAAAGGATATATTTGTTGACTTAAATCTCCATAGAAATGATTTTATTGAACAAAGATAACTTAATTAAACCTACATGTACAAATGTTCATCAATCTTCTACAAACTTCAAgctttttaatatataatataaaattcttCATAGCTATCTCCTCCACTAAGGAAGCTCTTGATTCTTCTCCACAACTCTAACCCCGTTTGCAGATCTAAGCACATTGGCCTGATTACATTGAACAAAACCATAAATAAACACAACCCAaagtgtaaaaataaaataaaattgatattGCAGACATCCGTATGTATTCTTCAAATTTTTTTAAGTATACCTGAGTTTCTGTGATTTCAACTGCAAAACCATCAACAATGACCAAAGATAAGGTCTTCTTATAAGTACCAGCTTGAAGGGTACTTGCCAAAAGCTCGTCGTGCTTCTTACTCAGATACAAATCAAGCTCATACGCCCCTTTTTTAGTTCTATTAAACAACAATAAGAAAACATAAACATGGAGAAAGAAACTTGCAGATAGATAATTAAAATATGAAGCAGTAATGATATAATGAAACTCACTGATCAGCTCGAAGACGCTGGTATTCAGGATCATAGTTCATGAAAACAAAGTATAGCTCAGTTCTTGTGCTCCCCATTGCCACTATTTTTTTTTCCAGGTTTGGGTTGGTCAGTTTTTACATTTTCCAAGCTCTTTATGTTAGGTATTTATACATGAACAGTGACATATAGACCCACctttcaaacacacacatacataacatatattCAACCACAAATTCAATCTTTTcaaagattaattaaataaaaaaaaaacaactacTATATAATAAATTTCCAGCTAGCATTTAACCAAATAATCACAAGGAACCCTAATTCTGAAATATGAACTATAATATGTAGTAGAGTTTAATAATGTGGAGATTAATTAATGTGAAGTGTGAACATATTCATTGACCTGAGCAGATATTAACAGTCCTTGCAACATTTCTATAagtaattattatattatgaTACCTTAACGTTCATACCGACAAATAGAAACATCTAATCTAGCCAACTTAAATTTTAGCTTAGTTTCTAATCTATCTGGTAAGCTCGATGAAAGTCAAACTTAAATACGCATTTTCACACAACCGAAAATGTAGTTATGTacttaataaaatatatgttaCAATGTTGACATTGTTTGTTAATTGAAGATACAATTTTATACTATAAAATAcgacaaacataaataatattgtATATATAGATTTTATAAgcgaaatttttaaaagaatggCATGTAATCTTCATTACCAATATTTATAAAAACAAATACGACTTTTATAAAGAACACTGTCATGGTAATTAAATTAAAGCAATGGCTATTGGAAGGATTATAAAATTGATCTTTTAACGTGTAATTAACCAAAACAATATAGTAATTAAAAAGAGAACAAATAAATACAGTATCGATTGGATATACTTTGAACATTTTAGCAAGTCCAATGGTAGAACATGCCGTTACTACGTGAAATTCACTCATGGCTCTGGCTCATTCATGGGAGTGTGTAACATACAATATTTAAATTGGTAATCATTGATGAGAtcactaattttttttaattcagttGGTTTGATCGATTTAATTGTTAGACCAACAATAgttaaaaatttatgaaatttttttattaaatcaattcaACTTATTCAACTATTGATTTTTGtcttaatttctaatttttattgatttcaaATAATCTTTTATTCAATAGGTTCAATCCTGTTATTTGAACTAATATACCAATCGATTTtttatccaatctattcctattTCAATAACACCGGTCACATTATTAAAACTGGACAAAATCCaagttcaaaaataaaaaaggatcCAATTACCAAATTTTCGtaccaaaataaacttaattaCGAAGTGAGGGTCCAAAAAATATATTATCCCTAATAATATTAGActattaagtaaaaataaaggCAACAAAAATATCTTGTCTGACAGTAAACTAGTGGATGCGTGCGTACCTCCTCCAAGTCGGCAAAAACCCCGTGCACGTGAGAACATTATGTACGTGGTAGGAAAGAAGGGTGAACAGCAGTGACAGTAATATGGATGTGGGTCCCACAAATTCTTATCCACGTGTCAGTTCATCAGAGGATGATGGGAAGAGGAAGAGGGGACTGATTCTTTTTCTGAGGCTCCCTATGATATTGTTAAGAGACATGGTAGACGTGTGAGAACTTAATTGGCAGCTACGGGTTTGGTTTTTAACTTTCAGACAGACAGCTGTCAGTCACGTGCTCCTCCAATCTTATGTCACCCGCAAACTCTACGCAAAACCCACACGTGGGGAACCTTTTTTAACTTTGTTTGACCGTACAGATTCCGATTCTTCCAATACAAATGTTAGACAATGGCCAATAGGCGAAATCCGCATTTCTCTTTCATCATTGAATTATAGATGCAATGAACTAATAAATTTTTATTGTGTGATATTATCTTATCAAAATGGTTGAATTTAAcagtgatatagtaaaatatttatcATCTCAActataatttaaattcaaattacgTTAGTTATGTTATTATTCTAGCTTATTCTGTTATTACAttttattaaaaagaaatattaaatttaatcatttaaaaataattgattATATTAACCATCAAAAGTTATCTAATGCGATAGAAAGAACTTCGGGCCAATATCGAAACCAACCTTTGTTGTCTTTTTAACACAAACAAACAACTTATCTCATAGGACATCACTAAGATTCATCAAGATTTGCCCGATTGCAGGCCTGTCCTCCGGCAACATATTCGTACAAGACAAAGCAATGTCAACACCATCAAAGCTTGCTTCCGATCTATTCCTCGGGcatcaaattcaaaaaaataattttactttgTCTTATCATTACCTTGGCGGCACGTATAAGCATTAAATGACCTGGCTTACTCACTCCCGTTAGTACTTCGAGTACAACAAGCCCAAAATTGAATATGTCAAATTTTTGGCTCACATGATCTTGATGATCAGAACCTTCCGTGCAATGATCGGTCAGCTGGAGGAAGCCGTAATCTGATAACCGAGCCGTGAAGTCGGTGTTTACGATAGTGTTGGAGGATTTTATGTTTCCACGAACGTTCATTCTCATGTTGTTTTGATCATTCGGAGAGAGCTGTGCATGGATGAAATCGATTGCTCGTGCAATGCAAATAATTTTTCGCAGACGTTGGTTCCAATTTAAGGCAGTTTGGCCACGCCTCCCACCTTGCTTAGTCAAAAGAAATATTGTATGAATATTCTTAAAAACTTAATCTTTGGTCAAATTTTGTTACTAGCCTTTGTATTTTGGAAAAGTTATagatttaatccttatattttaatttggttatttttagtctatatactttttaaattttaaaatttcaatcatcaccaaatgataattattaaatttattcaaTGTGATGTGACAAGCATATTACCATATGTGTCACCTTGTTATTCTAATATATTActcattaaaaatttaaccaaTGGATTAACAACTGTTATTTTAtgtcaaaatttaaatttcaaaattgaaaagTATAAAAACTTAAAATGATTCAATTAGATAATATGAATTAAATCTACAACTATACACATGTTACAgactaataattaaatttaatcaaataaatttagTTGTTAATGTTATAAagattaaaattaatcaaattaaaatacagaaactaaatccacaactttcgAAAAGTAAAATTTTTCGTAGGGTAATAGCCAATCTCTCGACTCTCCTGCCGAACTCACGCTCCATCATTCTGACATTCTGAAACCTTTTTAGAGCGCAAACTCTACCATCTGATAACACCAATTTTTCTGTCAACCccatgttgttgttgttgtttccCATCATCAGACCGACGGGCATCCTTAAAATTTCCTTTAAAGACAGTGTTGGCCCGTGGCACTGATTTGGACAAGGACCTCTTACTCGGCGGTCATCGTTTAGTGATGAACCTTGGCCTGTTTTGTTCACCATCTCCTTTAAAATCTCTTTTCGGTTATGCGAAAGACCTTGCGAGTATTCTTTGTGTGGCGCAAGATGAACAATACGTGACTGCAATAAGGCTGAGTTGATGGCAATCGTACATTTTCTTCAATTCAAAGGAAAAGCGAGGCAACTCACTAGGCTAATCAGTGATTATGCAAATAATTATACACTTTCAAtacatcaaatataaaattttaataaaattatccaaaaggaaaaataaaatgtgGTTTCTTCCGGGATTTGTGGGTCTGATTTGGCGTGTTTTCTTGAGATTCATATTATTCTAGGAAAGAATCCATGGAAATTCTCGTTGATTCTGATTTATTGGGTATTTGACTTAACGCATACTTAGAAAATAAATCTTATATTGTCGTATTCAAATGATATTATAATTGCTATTACTTAAATTCTTATAGGAAAGGAGCAATATTGTCTAAAATACCTTAAGATATTCAACTTGATAACCCCAATTACTTCTTATAAAGACTTGGTTTTTTTTGGATTGGAAAAAGAAACAGTCTTCCTATCTTTGAGTAAAAGTACCAGCACCGAGCCGGGCGGTGTGTGGAATACTAGCAATCCCACGGGTTCCTCTGCACTCACCGACGCCATATGATCCGCAGCCATGTTATCCAGACGTGGTGTATGCTGCACTCTCACTTCCTATTGGCTCTCAATTGTAATAAGCTTATCCTTAAAGGTATCGGTGCCTCTTCTTCTCTATCCACCGCCATGTCCCCAACGTTCCCTCCCTAAGCCACTCTCTCTTGCCGCCTGACTTTGCATGATTTTAATTCAGATTTTTTGAAGTATATTAATTAATTCCATTtgagcaaaaatatgaaaaacttgTAGAGACTTAAAACAACAACATAAATATGTTGAAGTAAATGAAACATGTGTTACTAACCAAAAACAACCACTAAACTTCCAAACAAAACTATGAGTTctagaaatgaaaataaatataagacAATAAAGGTGCAAAACGAACAGTTAACTTTTCACTACTGCTGATTAAACTCTAAATAATGAAAACTATTACACCCTAAATTTGTTAGCCCAAGTTTGATCTTTCTGGCaagaaaatattatttttcgtaaaataaacacattttaaatttattttttaacaattcaacttccttttaaatatttataattattttttctaataatatttaaatttatgttttagcaAGTCTGCTATATATCTTACTTTTTTTCTGACCAATATTTAAAGCTTTGTGCATTGAGTTCCTTATAAGGCGACCGGAGGAAGACGGGGCTTGATATTTGATAAAGACCAATAAATGGGAGTAGTTCAAATGAATCTTATAATCATTCATCTCCTACATATTATTAaccatgttagaattaagtgacccaaattcttatttaaataaaatacgatagaaaataaaataaaagtaaaatccatattgaactagacttcttttattttattttagaataaggttttaaaccttattaaactccatctattttatattgattaggataaggtgtttcaatcctactagaatatggctttgcaagcctataaatagacatagtctattcctcttgtatttgagtaaaatttttcgacatagtgaattttcttctcctccgcctgtggtttttttccgaaagggtttccacgtaaaatttatgtgttctttattttatttattttattctatttttttcacaaattggtatcgagcttccgggttattcatctcgatcacggtaatggcgtctttgaagtatgaaattcattgttggatcgcaacaccgatttgcgttgtggcaaattaagatgcaagcgttcttgcagatggatctagaagatgccccgctaggatagataagatgccttcgacattaacagatgaagagaagaagcgtaaggatcaaaaggcattaacacaattacatcgcatttgtccaacgaaattttgcaggatgtgatgaaagagaaaaccgccattgcattatggaagaggctagaacaaatatgtatgtcgaaaactctaacaagcaagttgcatatgaagcggcgtctttatgctcatcgtttggaggaaggtgcgtcagtacacgaacacttaacggtgtttaaagaaattctctcaaacttggaggccatggaggttcaagatgataaggaatatctagggttgattctactttgttcgttgccccgtcttattcaacctttagagacacgattttatatagccatgagtctctcacagttgatgaggtttatgattctttaacctcgtatgataagatgaagcatcttgtggttaaacccaactctcgtggagagggtctcattgttcgtgggagacaagaccgaatgttgatgatgatcgtggtagaacacgagaacggaatcctcgtggtaaatctaagggtagatcgaaatcttcaaacagaggtaaaacttgcaacttcgcaagaagaaagggcacattaaatctgaaagtgctataagctacaaaataagattaaaaggaggtgcgaatcaaaaggaaaacaacgaaaattcggtgaaggcgatgttgtagaagactacagcgatggtgaacttctagttgcttcatcaatgattctaaagtaagcgagtggatacttgattcagtgcaacttccacatgagtcccaatcgggattggtttacaacttatgaaacaagatgtctgaaggtgttgttttgatgggaaataatgcttcatgtaaaatcgcggtgttggaacaattaaagttaagatgtttgatggagttgtcgaacacttagtgacgtgtggcatgttccgaattgaaaagaaatttaatttcgttgagtactcttgattcaaaagtgcagatacacaattgaaagtggggttttaaagatttcaaagggtcccttgttgtgatgaaagggcaaagaaagattgccaagttatatgtttctgaggttctcatcatatcttggtgatgcaattgtcgcttcctcttccttgtcggatgatgatattactaaactttggcatatgcgcctagggcatatgagtgagaatggcatggcgaaattaagcaaagaggacttcttaatgggcaaggaatttgcaaaccgaatttctgtgagcactgtgttttgggaagcaaagagagttcgattcactagaggaatccataacacgaaggaaacgttggagtatatccattcgatctgtggggccgtccgagtgccttgagaggtggagctaattatatgctaacctttattgatgatttttccgaaaagtttgggcgttcttcccaagcgaaaagcgatgtgttttccacatttaagtcttggaaaattatgattgaaaacagacggaaaagcagataaaatacctccgcatgcacaatggcttagagttcattcgatgagtttaatagattgtgcaagtcgaaggatcatgagacacttgacgattcgtcatactccacaaacaaaagcggcgttgcgagcgaatgaacgaacgatcatggagaaggttcgatgtatgttgtcaaatgccaacttacaagtcattttgggcgaagcgacctctcttgcatgtttttgatcaaccgatctccatccgttgccattgagaaaagactccacaagaggtatggtgcggtaatcccgctaattattctaatttaaagatttttgggtgtcctgcatatgctcatgttgataatggaaaattggaaccgagatccattaaatgcgttttcttggttataaagtggtgtaaaaggctataagttatggtgtctgaaaatagaaaagttgtgattagcagagatgttgttttgatgaaacgctatgctacctaacttatctcttaaagactcttccaataaagaaaaccaaaagcggtggagcatcgattaatacgaatcaactcctcaagccaagtacaaaattgagaatagagttgcttcttcaccgcaatactctatcgccaaaaacaggacaagaagagaaattaaacctccaaagaagtatgccgaggttgatctagttgcttatgctttaaatgtggctgaagatatagatgcgaatcaagag
This is a stretch of genomic DNA from Gossypium arboreum isolate Shixiya-1 chromosome 11, ASM2569848v2, whole genome shotgun sequence. It encodes these proteins:
- the LOC108488522 gene encoding subtilisin-like protease SBT2.5; protein product: MGSTRTELYFVFMNYDPEYQRLRADQTKKGAYELDLYLSKKHDELLASTLQAGTYKKTLSLVIVDGFAVEITETQANVLRSANGVRVVEKNQELP